One region of Myxococcus stipitatus genomic DNA includes:
- a CDS encoding ABC transporter permease: MRAVLGIAGYVLREAVSRKFILAFLVGITLVLAVVALSLRLDVIDGALAASRLFGNELRASIQSVDVALRPVFQGAAFIVFYGGILFGIVACSDFAPGLMSPGRIEHLLALPIQRWQLLAGTFLGVMTLALGGTLYGTTGLVLIFGVKAGYWTVGPLVAGLMACVGFAAVYAVMLTTATLVRSAALCAAAGFTLLVGGIIAGHRQDISRFFEEGVSRDLFMAVTVMLPRLSALAEAAGDIAASTPLEVRSLETLLLGVFVFGLGALAVGFWRFEGKDY; encoded by the coding sequence ATGAGGGCGGTGCTGGGAATCGCGGGCTACGTCCTGCGAGAGGCCGTGTCGCGGAAGTTCATCCTGGCGTTCCTCGTCGGCATCACCCTGGTGCTCGCCGTGGTGGCGCTGAGCCTGCGCCTGGACGTCATCGACGGGGCGCTGGCGGCGTCGCGGCTGTTCGGCAACGAATTGCGCGCGAGCATCCAGTCGGTGGACGTGGCCCTGCGCCCGGTGTTCCAGGGCGCGGCCTTCATCGTGTTCTACGGGGGCATCCTCTTCGGCATCGTGGCGTGCTCGGACTTCGCGCCGGGGCTGATGTCGCCCGGGCGCATCGAGCACCTGCTCGCCCTGCCCATCCAGCGCTGGCAGCTGCTCGCGGGGACGTTCCTGGGCGTGATGACGCTGGCGCTGGGCGGGACGCTCTACGGCACGACGGGGCTGGTGCTCATCTTCGGCGTGAAGGCGGGCTATTGGACGGTGGGGCCGCTGGTCGCGGGGCTGATGGCGTGCGTGGGCTTCGCGGCGGTGTACGCGGTGATGCTGACGACCGCGACGCTGGTGCGCAGCGCGGCGCTCTGCGCGGCGGCGGGCTTCACTTTGCTGGTGGGCGGCATCATCGCGGGGCACCGGCAGGACATCTCGAGGTTCTTCGAGGAGGGCGTCAGCCGCGACCTCTTCATGGCGGTGACGGTGATGCTGCCCCGGCTGTCGGCGCTGGCGGAGGCCGCGGGCGACATCGCCGCGTCCACGCCGCTGGAGGTCCGCTCGTTGGAGACCCTGCTGCTGGGCGTCTTCGTGTTCGGCCTGGGAGCGCTGGCCGTGGGATTCTGGCGGTTCGAGGGAAAGGACTACTGA
- a CDS encoding ABC transporter ATP-binding protein, translated as MTDSTPAIEVTNLGKTYHRAFRKTGNIALRGMSLTVPRGSAFGLIGPNGAGKTTFIKSILGIVQPSHGAVRVLGGSPEDAAIRARIGYLPERLHLPNAWTPTAFLATVAQLKGLTPDPARHVPLLERVGLADAVTRKIGGYSKGMRQRLGLAAALLGQPELLVLDEPTDGIDPMGRMEVRRILLEEVQRGATLFLNSHLLAETERVCDRVAILADGQVVREGRLEELMRGDSRWVARFAPGADGPRLAEAGFVAGGAEGVFHVEAQDPGALNAALDRARATGALLVELRRDGMDLESVLLGTVRARTGVAA; from the coding sequence GTGACAGACAGCACGCCTGCCATCGAAGTGACGAACCTGGGCAAGACGTACCACCGCGCGTTCCGCAAGACGGGGAACATCGCCCTGCGGGGCATGAGCCTGACGGTGCCCCGCGGGAGCGCGTTCGGCCTCATCGGCCCCAACGGAGCCGGCAAGACGACCTTCATCAAGAGCATCCTCGGCATCGTCCAACCGAGCCACGGCGCGGTGCGCGTGCTGGGCGGCTCGCCGGAGGACGCCGCCATCCGGGCCCGCATCGGCTACCTGCCCGAACGGCTCCACCTGCCCAACGCCTGGACGCCCACGGCGTTCCTCGCCACCGTCGCCCAGCTCAAGGGCCTGACGCCCGACCCCGCCCGCCACGTGCCCCTGCTGGAGCGGGTGGGCCTGGCCGACGCGGTGACCCGCAAGATTGGTGGGTACTCCAAGGGAATGCGTCAGCGCCTGGGGCTGGCGGCGGCGCTGCTGGGCCAGCCGGAGCTGCTGGTGCTGGACGAGCCGACGGACGGCATCGACCCGATGGGGCGCATGGAGGTGCGCCGCATCCTCCTGGAGGAGGTGCAGCGGGGGGCGACGCTGTTCCTGAACTCGCACCTGCTGGCGGAGACGGAGCGGGTGTGTGATCGCGTGGCCATCCTCGCGGACGGACAGGTGGTGCGCGAGGGGCGGCTCGAGGAGTTGATGCGCGGCGACTCGCGCTGGGTGGCGCGCTTCGCGCCGGGCGCGGATGGCCCGAGGCTGGCGGAGGCGGGCTTCGTCGCGGGGGGCGCGGAGGGAGTGTTCCACGTCGAGGCCCAGGACCCCGGGGCGCTCAACGCGGCGTTGGACCGGGCGCGGGCCACGGGGGCGCTGCTGGTGGAGTTGAGGCGGGACGGCATGGACCTGGAGTCGGTGTTGCTGGGGACGGTGCGCGCGCGGACGGGGGTGGCGGCATGA